One Sodalis praecaptivus DNA segment encodes these proteins:
- a CDS encoding DNA-binding protein, translated as MKNITINFYLESPYLSLKSYAKVTGIPFDTCRGMVRDGRIIIRPKISSGGKVEVNMIAMLKDAIENS; from the coding sequence ATGAAAAATATAACTATCAATTTTTACCTGGAATCTCCCTACTTGTCGTTAAAGTCATACGCAAAAGTGACAGGTATTCCATTTGACACATGCCGGGGAATGGTACGAGACGGCAGAATCATTATTCGACCCAAGATAAGCTCAGGGGGAAAGGTCGAAGTAAATATGATCGCGATGTTAAAAGATGCAATTGAAAACAGTTAA